One window of Halodesulfovibrio sp. MK-HDV genomic DNA carries:
- a CDS encoding methyltransferase, with the protein MLITKPHTDFQPVHTMLMKSLSAKVLMSAMKLKLFDYIEGKEVDGTVLAHEMGLVPERLEPVLDIFVAVDLLFKKQDIYSNSPTASEFLVSTAPHYQGDSMALTMGFADAIENSITELLSGEEVDRKKTDKNWAVERTMEGAAQEAIGGGLADTIEFTASLPNFDNFRSMCDIGGNHGMYTMGVLDRNENMQGTIFDLPHVAEQAQIRCDKAGFGTRVTTTGLDFLKEHIPAEQFDLILTSHVLYAFQHDLDTTLTKIAEGLKPGGWFVSHHYSGYGQKGNELTKATLELLTRLSGYSSHFIEQEALVKILETLKFEDIRCQSISETGLGLMVAARKAY; encoded by the coding sequence ATGCTTATTACAAAACCTCACACCGACTTTCAGCCCGTGCACACCATGCTAATGAAATCACTCTCAGCTAAGGTGTTAATGAGTGCCATGAAGCTGAAACTGTTCGATTACATTGAAGGCAAAGAAGTAGACGGGACGGTTCTTGCCCATGAAATGGGGTTGGTGCCAGAACGTCTTGAGCCTGTTCTGGATATTTTTGTTGCGGTTGATCTTCTGTTTAAAAAACAAGATATATATAGCAATTCCCCCACAGCTTCAGAATTTCTAGTCAGCACCGCACCCCACTATCAAGGGGACAGCATGGCACTTACAATGGGGTTTGCAGATGCTATTGAGAACTCAATAACTGAGTTGCTTTCCGGTGAAGAAGTAGACCGTAAGAAGACAGATAAGAATTGGGCTGTTGAAAGGACTATGGAAGGCGCAGCACAAGAAGCCATTGGTGGCGGGCTGGCGGATACAATCGAGTTTACAGCATCACTGCCTAATTTTGATAATTTTAGATCCATGTGCGACATCGGCGGTAATCATGGGATGTATACAATGGGAGTACTTGATCGAAATGAAAACATGCAGGGGACAATCTTTGATCTTCCTCATGTGGCAGAGCAAGCACAAATAAGGTGCGACAAAGCTGGATTCGGCACGCGTGTGACAACTACTGGGCTTGATTTCCTAAAAGAGCACATTCCAGCTGAGCAATTTGATTTAATTTTAACTTCCCATGTTTTGTATGCTTTTCAGCACGATCTAGATACTACTCTTACAAAAATCGCAGAAGGATTAAAACCGGGCGGTTGGTTTGTTTCTCACCATTACTCAGGATATGGTCAGAAAGGAAACGAACTTACAAAAGCAACACTGGAACTTCTCACTCGTCTGTCCGGCTATTCTTCACATTTCATTGAACAAGAAGCGTTGGTTAAGATCCTTGAGACACTCAAGTTTGAAGATATTCGTTGCCAATCAATTTCTGAAACTGGGTTAGGTCTTATGGTTGCAGCACGTAAGGCTTATTAA
- a CDS encoding MarR family winged helix-turn-helix transcriptional regulator, protein MRTFEEMTPVLREFGRAMAKYAVVDRKAFDFGIGMELFPAEIHMLMAVETRNGAGVTELADEFSITKGAVSQLVGKLVKKGLLIKESDPAHGARVVIRTTELGHTASKNHLAFHKEHDKVFLEYMSQLDEASYEAIRTMGKQMNLWMDGYLK, encoded by the coding sequence ATGAGAACTTTTGAAGAAATGACACCTGTGCTCAGAGAATTTGGTCGAGCAATGGCAAAATATGCTGTTGTTGACCGTAAGGCATTTGATTTTGGGATAGGTATGGAGCTGTTCCCGGCAGAAATACATATGCTCATGGCAGTAGAAACACGTAATGGAGCCGGAGTCACTGAATTGGCAGATGAATTCAGTATCACCAAGGGAGCAGTCTCTCAGCTTGTTGGCAAACTGGTAAAAAAAGGATTGCTGATCAAAGAGTCTGACCCTGCGCATGGGGCACGTGTTGTGATAAGAACGACCGAACTTGGACATACTGCCAGCAAGAACCATTTGGCCTTTCATAAAGAGCACGACAAAGTTTTCTTAGAATATATGTCACAGTTAGATGAGGCGTCATACGAGGCCATTCGCACAATGGGTAAACAGATGAATTTATGGATGGATGGCTATCTAAAATAA
- a CDS encoding malic enzyme-like NAD(P)-binding protein, protein MALFTKEEALAYHESPRRGKTEVIPAKPCNSQKDLSMAYSPGVAEACLAIKDNPETAALYTGRSNLVAVVTDGSAVLGLGNIGPLAGKPVMEGKGVLFKTFADIDVFDINLTVKSAEQLIEITKAMEPTFGGINLEDIKAPECFHIEETLKKEMNIPVFHDDQHGTAVISGAGIINACEITGRNIKDLKVVVVGAGAAGIACSKFYVELGVKRENVFMFDSRGLIHQGREGLNKYKAEFAQDKDYGDLSECLKGADCFLGLSVKDLLTKEMVKSMASSPIIFAMANPDPEIPYNDAKEAVPTCIMGTGRSDYPNQVNNVSGFPYIFRGALDVGATEINEAMKIAAAKSLAALAKEPVPAEVCKMYDVESLEYGLDYIIPKPLDPRILEWEVPAVAQAAMDTGVATTPIKDMDAYRKSLSERITASRDRVNTFISSYND, encoded by the coding sequence ATGGCTCTATTTACCAAAGAAGAAGCACTCGCATATCATGAATCACCTCGTAGAGGTAAAACCGAAGTTATTCCGGCAAAGCCGTGTAACTCTCAAAAAGACCTTTCTATGGCGTATTCTCCGGGCGTTGCTGAAGCTTGTCTTGCAATTAAAGACAATCCGGAAACCGCAGCTCTTTACACCGGTCGTTCAAACTTAGTTGCAGTTGTTACCGATGGTTCTGCTGTCTTAGGGCTTGGTAACATTGGTCCTTTAGCTGGCAAGCCGGTAATGGAAGGCAAAGGTGTTCTCTTTAAGACATTTGCTGACATCGACGTGTTTGATATTAACCTGACTGTCAAAAGCGCCGAGCAGCTTATTGAGATAACAAAGGCGATGGAACCAACTTTTGGTGGTATTAACCTTGAAGACATCAAGGCTCCTGAGTGTTTCCATATTGAAGAAACCCTTAAAAAAGAGATGAACATCCCAGTCTTCCATGACGATCAGCATGGAACCGCGGTTATCTCCGGTGCAGGCATCATTAACGCTTGTGAAATCACAGGCCGAAACATCAAAGACCTGAAAGTTGTTGTTGTGGGTGCCGGTGCGGCAGGTATTGCATGTTCTAAGTTTTACGTTGAGCTTGGCGTTAAACGAGAAAATGTATTTATGTTCGACTCACGCGGCCTCATCCATCAAGGGCGCGAAGGTTTGAATAAGTACAAAGCGGAATTTGCTCAGGATAAAGACTATGGTGACCTTTCGGAATGCCTTAAGGGAGCAGACTGCTTCCTCGGCCTTTCTGTGAAAGATCTCCTTACAAAAGAGATGGTCAAATCCATGGCTTCTAGTCCTATCATTTTCGCTATGGCTAACCCTGATCCAGAAATTCCATACAATGACGCTAAAGAGGCTGTCCCCACCTGCATTATGGGTACAGGACGCTCCGACTACCCTAATCAGGTGAACAACGTATCCGGCTTCCCGTACATCTTCCGCGGCGCGCTTGATGTTGGTGCAACAGAAATTAATGAGGCAATGAAGATTGCCGCAGCAAAATCTCTTGCAGCACTGGCCAAAGAACCAGTTCCAGCAGAAGTGTGCAAAATGTATGACGTGGAAAGTTTAGAATACGGCCTTGATTACATCATCCCTAAACCTCTTGACCCCCGTATCCTTGAATGGGAAGTGCCCGCTGTAGCACAGGCAGCAATGGACACAGGTGTGGCAACCACCCCCATCAAGGATATGGACGCATACCGTAAGTCTCTTAGCGAGAGAATCACGGCTTCACGCGATCGCGTTAACACTTTTATCTCCAGCTACAACGATTAA
- a CDS encoding putative quinol monooxygenase, protein MEIRIIADIVATAGFEEELKTQLLDLADKSQSEAGCKTYTVHSDTTSPSRFFIYEIWENNDCLEKHENSPHFKHFIKSSEDTLSEIQVHLINALVE, encoded by the coding sequence ATGGAAATTAGAATAATTGCAGATATCGTAGCTACGGCAGGTTTTGAAGAGGAACTTAAAACGCAGTTACTCGACTTGGCAGATAAGTCACAATCCGAGGCTGGCTGCAAAACGTACACGGTTCATAGTGACACAACGAGTCCAAGCAGGTTCTTTATTTATGAAATATGGGAAAACAATGACTGCTTGGAAAAGCATGAAAACTCACCACACTTTAAACATTTTATTAAATCGTCTGAAGATACTCTTTCAGAAATACAAGTTCATTTAATCAATGCCTTAGTTGAATAA
- a CDS encoding 2-hydroxycarboxylate transporter family protein, which translates to MSTATTLQGTASSSIFDYKIMGLPLGLFAILTIIVMGATYLGALPGGMVGAFPLMMILGAILNEIGEHAPIVKDYLGGGPILIIFGSAALVGYGILPEKSAAIITSFMKKESFLSFYIAALISGSILGMDRKLLIKAAVRYLPVILGGVATAILLCGTVGMMMGFGFEEAVLYIALPIMGGGMGAGAVPLSQIFGSTLNMDVGTMLSKMVPALALGNAIAIVCAGLLHRLGSVIPGISGNGKLLKNQDAEAEDSAEDVESISYSAMGIGLLLATTFFVWGKLLGQYIPIHSYALMILSVGVVKSMGWLPRKYEICAFQWFRFVMVSLTPALLLGIGVAYTNLQQVIDALTIQYVILVAMTVIGSIIGSGFIGMLFGFYPVEAAITGGLCMANMGGTGDVAVLSASKRMQLMPFAQISSRIGGAFMLILATTLLKIFM; encoded by the coding sequence ATGAGCACTGCCACTACCCTACAAGGGACAGCTTCGAGCTCCATCTTCGATTACAAAATTATGGGGCTTCCTTTAGGACTGTTTGCTATTTTAACTATTATTGTCATGGGCGCGACATATCTTGGAGCACTTCCTGGCGGCATGGTTGGGGCATTTCCGTTAATGATGATTTTAGGCGCTATTCTAAACGAGATAGGAGAACATGCTCCGATTGTTAAAGACTATCTCGGCGGTGGCCCTATTCTGATTATTTTTGGCTCCGCGGCTCTCGTTGGTTACGGAATTTTGCCGGAAAAATCCGCGGCCATCATCACCAGTTTCATGAAGAAAGAAAGTTTTTTAAGTTTCTACATCGCTGCGTTAATCAGTGGATCAATTCTTGGAATGGATCGCAAATTACTTATTAAAGCAGCTGTACGGTACCTGCCTGTAATCCTTGGCGGGGTTGCCACAGCAATCCTTCTTTGCGGGACTGTGGGTATGATGATGGGATTTGGATTTGAAGAAGCCGTACTCTACATAGCGCTCCCAATTATGGGTGGTGGTATGGGCGCAGGTGCAGTCCCACTTTCACAGATATTCGGATCCACTTTGAACATGGATGTCGGAACCATGCTCTCTAAAATGGTTCCCGCCCTTGCTCTCGGTAACGCTATCGCAATTGTTTGTGCTGGATTACTTCACCGTCTCGGATCTGTAATTCCCGGTATTTCCGGCAACGGTAAACTGCTCAAAAACCAAGATGCCGAAGCTGAAGATTCAGCTGAAGACGTCGAATCCATTAGTTACTCAGCAATGGGCATCGGTCTTCTTCTGGCAACAACATTTTTTGTATGGGGCAAACTTCTTGGCCAATACATTCCAATCCACTCATACGCTCTAATGATCCTCTCTGTGGGTGTTGTGAAGTCAATGGGCTGGTTACCACGCAAATACGAAATTTGTGCATTCCAGTGGTTCCGTTTTGTAATGGTAAGCCTTACCCCCGCCCTGCTGTTGGGTATCGGTGTTGCTTACACGAATCTCCAGCAGGTTATCGACGCCCTCACCATCCAGTATGTAATTCTCGTTGCTATGACTGTAATCGGCTCAATCATCGGCTCTGGTTTCATCGGTATGCTCTTCGGCTTCTACCCTGTTGAAGCAGCAATTACAGGCGGACTCTGTATGGCAAATATGGGCGGAACTGGCGATGTGGCGGTACTCTCCGCATCAAAACGCATGCAGCTTATGCCTTTCGCACAGATCTCATCTCGTATTGGTGGCGCATTCATGCTGATTCTAGCAACAACACTGCTGAAAATATTTATGTAA
- the proX gene encoding glycine betaine/L-proline ABC transporter substrate-binding protein ProX, which translates to MFKRIVLLTIVLCLFSSQAFADSMLPGKGVVIKPARATWSTSFFQSALIKKGLEELGYDVKKPKDLANALAYKSIVMGDVDYWPSGWLPNHKSYMGGDFFEHAAVYGYVVKAGGLQGYLVSKKIAEELNITSLDDFKRPEVIAAFDKTGDGKADLTACPPGWACERDIDRHLKIYDLKKYVKPIKAAYEASMAANLGAHQAGEPVFFYTWTPNWTVFKLQPGKDVVWINVPKIIPSKDELDVVDSMTVENLSGAISSPLKMGWAASDIRVVANIKFAEKNPAAKRFFEVFTLPLVDINEQNSLMNAGEKSPKDVERHVNAWIEKNKEKWDAWLAEARKAAE; encoded by the coding sequence ATGTTTAAGCGTATTGTGCTGTTAACGATAGTTCTTTGTTTGTTTTCAAGTCAGGCCTTTGCTGACTCTATGCTTCCAGGAAAAGGTGTTGTGATTAAGCCTGCTCGCGCTACTTGGAGCACCAGTTTTTTCCAGTCTGCATTAATTAAAAAAGGGCTCGAAGAGCTCGGATATGACGTAAAAAAACCAAAAGATTTGGCGAATGCTCTTGCCTACAAATCAATTGTCATGGGTGACGTTGATTATTGGCCAAGTGGATGGCTTCCTAACCATAAAAGCTACATGGGCGGAGATTTCTTTGAACATGCAGCCGTGTATGGCTATGTTGTTAAAGCTGGGGGCTTACAGGGCTATCTTGTTAGCAAAAAAATTGCAGAAGAGCTTAATATTACAAGCTTAGATGACTTTAAACGCCCTGAAGTTATAGCCGCGTTCGATAAAACTGGTGACGGCAAAGCTGATTTAACTGCGTGCCCTCCAGGCTGGGCCTGTGAGCGTGATATCGATCGTCATCTGAAAATTTATGACCTCAAAAAGTATGTAAAGCCAATCAAAGCTGCTTATGAAGCAAGCATGGCAGCAAATCTTGGAGCTCATCAGGCTGGTGAACCAGTGTTCTTCTATACATGGACACCAAACTGGACCGTGTTTAAGTTACAGCCGGGTAAAGATGTTGTTTGGATCAATGTTCCAAAAATTATCCCGTCAAAAGATGAATTAGATGTTGTTGATAGCATGACTGTAGAAAACCTGTCAGGCGCAATAAGCAGCCCTCTGAAAATGGGTTGGGCAGCTTCTGATATTCGTGTCGTCGCAAATATTAAATTTGCAGAAAAAAACCCGGCTGCAAAACGTTTCTTTGAAGTTTTCACCTTGCCGCTGGTTGATATTAACGAGCAAAACAGTCTTATGAATGCTGGTGAAAAATCACCAAAAGATGTCGAACGTCATGTCAACGCTTGGATAGAAAAAAACAAAGAGAAATGGGACGCATGGCTTGCAGAAGCTCGCAAAGCTGCTGAGTAG
- a CDS encoding GntR family transcriptional regulator, producing the protein MNTKKINKESLKEQVKNILYDKIISGEFQPNERLKIVPIADALDVSQAPVREAIQCLITSGHLEHIPNVGVRVKEFTETEVKEIYKVREALEIASLKELQGSTETLAEDLERYFDKMKTACKNDRLEEYIKQNNLFHRCFVEASGNKKMLEVWDSLHLPLYMKHTLVNLSLSIEEALPLHLPIIAALKKSSTERAIHALENHYSFV; encoded by the coding sequence ATGAATACTAAAAAAATCAATAAAGAATCTCTTAAAGAGCAAGTTAAAAACATATTATATGACAAGATCATATCGGGCGAATTTCAACCAAATGAGCGTCTTAAAATCGTCCCGATAGCAGATGCTCTTGATGTAAGTCAGGCTCCAGTAAGGGAGGCTATTCAGTGCCTCATTACGAGTGGGCATCTTGAACACATCCCTAATGTCGGCGTCCGTGTAAAAGAGTTCACCGAGACAGAGGTGAAAGAGATATACAAAGTCCGAGAAGCCCTTGAGATAGCGTCACTTAAAGAATTACAAGGTTCTACAGAAACTCTTGCTGAAGATTTGGAACGATACTTCGACAAAATGAAAACTGCATGCAAGAATGACAGGCTTGAAGAATACATAAAACAAAATAATCTATTCCACCGTTGCTTTGTTGAAGCTTCTGGAAATAAAAAGATGTTAGAAGTGTGGGACTCACTTCACTTGCCGTTGTACATGAAGCACACACTGGTGAATCTAAGTTTATCCATAGAAGAGGCACTCCCTCTTCATCTACCTATCATCGCAGCCCTTAAAAAGTCTTCTACTGAGCGTGCTATCCATGCTTTAGAAAACCACTACAGTTTTGTTTAA
- a CDS encoding mechanosensitive ion channel family protein: MKRFVIALYLFSLLLIPLSVSAQSVEEQSSIVDTERLKVLAILEDEENALREAGAEQLDKIRTDLFANHSSYQQIILSQGIAGSTPMGLRELYAHLATLDNKLAKVTDSLKDLQRQVEARIESLNSASGELNTKDLKKLSPVVGDYKSYLGRLGKLQRALKKQLSRIKRELASAEKLEKRTSVLLARMGQELPTKWQNYFLAGKHPPFSKNFWQSSFSPTNWFSLRLPVWQGRLANAVDGWMSKAFFFMIVFSTITALGWFAGKRIFLEQKDKLEMRKLGASWGVVSVGISILLTEHNFFPQTTGVISIFGASIYSFGAMWAGNIIRRTYSEYTKPSRTPLTWLFAGGGLILVVGMPEQLAIPLWIIIATVIINVMKRRFISYSGGLSRHPWFWGLMLSIVIAIMGYGRLAVFGGMLLFTGYYTYTIGMAGTCLAVYGISRLPETGLYPFIRALVMGILSPLIWTGALGLAGLWLYDFFGAGVFKATAGFTLGWQGFSLQLFNVVMVVALFFLTRAAIAVIHTYIKRTGNGWPRAKRGTMHSLQTITSYSLWALFGILAMSVLGVNLTSLTVIAGGLSVGIGFGMQTIFNNFVSGLILLFGRSIQQEDIIQVGELWSTVKKINIRTTVVETFENATIIIPNSDLISNQVTNWTKDNPTLRRDLAIGVAYGSDTELVKNTLLEIANAHPHVLKTPSAWVLFNDFGASSLDFVLRVWIDDIDYSLRTISELRFEIDKEFRKHNIEIAFPQMDLHIRSAEGLSR; encoded by the coding sequence ATGAAGCGTTTTGTTATTGCTCTTTATTTATTTTCTCTTCTGCTTATTCCTCTTTCTGTCTCTGCTCAGAGTGTAGAAGAACAGTCAAGTATTGTAGATACAGAACGCCTTAAGGTGTTGGCAATTCTTGAAGATGAAGAAAATGCTCTGCGTGAAGCAGGAGCAGAGCAGCTTGATAAGATTAGGACAGATTTGTTTGCCAATCATTCATCTTACCAACAGATAATCCTTAGCCAAGGAATCGCCGGTTCCACTCCGATGGGACTTCGAGAGTTGTACGCGCATTTGGCTACTCTGGATAATAAGCTGGCGAAAGTTACTGACTCGTTGAAGGATCTTCAACGTCAGGTTGAGGCTCGAATTGAAAGTTTAAATAGTGCATCAGGAGAACTTAACACCAAGGACTTAAAAAAGCTGTCTCCGGTTGTTGGTGATTATAAAAGCTATCTTGGACGACTAGGAAAACTTCAACGGGCTTTAAAAAAACAGCTCTCACGGATTAAAAGAGAGTTGGCTTCTGCCGAAAAATTAGAAAAACGAACTTCTGTTCTTTTAGCTCGCATGGGGCAAGAACTTCCCACTAAGTGGCAGAACTATTTTTTAGCCGGAAAACACCCTCCTTTTTCTAAGAATTTTTGGCAAAGCAGCTTTTCTCCTACAAATTGGTTTTCTTTAAGGCTTCCAGTTTGGCAAGGGCGGCTAGCTAATGCCGTAGATGGATGGATGAGTAAGGCATTCTTTTTCATGATTGTCTTCTCCACTATTACGGCCCTAGGCTGGTTCGCAGGAAAGCGCATTTTCCTTGAGCAAAAAGATAAACTTGAAATGCGTAAGCTCGGTGCTTCATGGGGCGTGGTAAGTGTCGGGATCTCTATTTTACTGACTGAGCATAACTTTTTTCCACAAACTACGGGCGTGATCTCTATTTTTGGAGCAAGCATTTATAGCTTCGGCGCAATGTGGGCTGGGAATATAATCCGGCGCACCTATAGTGAATACACCAAGCCTTCTCGAACTCCTTTGACATGGCTTTTTGCTGGTGGTGGCTTAATTCTTGTTGTTGGTATGCCTGAGCAGCTTGCCATTCCACTTTGGATTATTATTGCAACGGTCATTATTAATGTAATGAAACGTAGATTCATAAGCTATTCAGGCGGACTCTCTCGACATCCGTGGTTTTGGGGGCTTATGCTATCCATCGTAATAGCAATAATGGGATACGGGCGCTTGGCTGTGTTCGGAGGAATGCTTCTATTTACCGGCTACTATACGTATACGATCGGGATGGCAGGAACATGTCTTGCGGTCTACGGAATTTCACGCTTGCCGGAAACCGGTTTGTATCCATTTATACGGGCACTCGTTATGGGTATTCTGTCTCCGCTTATATGGACTGGGGCACTCGGTCTCGCAGGACTTTGGCTCTATGACTTCTTTGGAGCTGGAGTATTTAAGGCGACAGCTGGTTTTACACTTGGCTGGCAAGGGTTTTCTCTACAGCTATTTAACGTTGTAATGGTCGTTGCGTTGTTTTTCCTGACTCGTGCAGCCATTGCTGTAATTCACACATACATTAAGCGTACTGGTAATGGGTGGCCGAGAGCGAAGCGTGGAACCATGCATTCGTTACAGACGATCACCTCATATTCTTTATGGGCTTTATTCGGCATTTTAGCCATGAGCGTTCTCGGAGTGAACCTTACTAGTTTGACTGTTATTGCCGGTGGTCTTTCAGTAGGGATTGGTTTTGGCATGCAGACTATCTTTAATAACTTTGTAAGTGGGTTGATCTTGCTTTTCGGTCGTTCAATCCAACAAGAAGATATTATTCAAGTCGGCGAACTGTGGTCTACTGTTAAAAAAATCAATATTAGAACCACAGTTGTTGAAACTTTTGAAAATGCTACGATCATAATTCCAAACTCTGATTTAATATCCAATCAGGTGACAAACTGGACCAAGGATAATCCGACACTACGACGTGACCTTGCTATTGGTGTTGCCTATGGATCAGATACAGAGCTTGTAAAGAATACGCTTTTGGAAATAGCTAACGCGCATCCGCATGTTTTGAAAACTCCAAGCGCATGGGTTCTGTTCAACGACTTTGGAGCAAGTAGTCTGGATTTTGTCCTTCGAGTGTGGATTGATGACATCGACTATTCTTTAAGGACTATTTCAGAGTTACGATTTGAAATTGACAAAGAGTTTAGAAAACACAATATCGAAATTGCGTTCCCACAGATGGATCTACATATTCGGTCTGCAGAGGGTTTGAGTAGGTAA
- a CDS encoding 4Fe-4S binding protein, which produces MNIRSVKLACFSPTGTSRAINQAIGEGLEIDNVEVIDATQLNSRQTALQASNDELLVLAMPVYSGRLPVVAEKWLQTISLKDTPTVCVVVYGNREYDDALLELQDIVKQRGGLPVACAAFIGEHSFSADNTPIAVARPDANDLQQAKAFGHKVQGIMESFLPEVGIEVPVPGNRPYKELGKGAPVDFIDVSEVCTRCGICASVCPVEAINKKTPSTYDMANCIRCCACIKACPEQARSMKEGVMMDVAKRLNSMCQERKEPVTFFPA; this is translated from the coding sequence ATGAATATTAGATCAGTAAAGCTGGCTTGTTTCTCTCCAACCGGCACTTCACGAGCCATTAACCAAGCAATTGGAGAAGGCCTCGAGATAGACAATGTTGAAGTCATCGACGCAACCCAATTAAATTCTCGTCAAACTGCTTTGCAGGCTTCAAACGATGAACTGCTTGTTCTCGCTATGCCTGTTTATAGTGGCAGACTTCCTGTTGTTGCAGAAAAATGGCTTCAAACCATATCCCTTAAAGACACGCCCACTGTTTGTGTTGTTGTGTATGGCAACCGTGAATATGACGATGCCCTGCTCGAGTTACAGGATATCGTAAAGCAGCGCGGTGGGCTCCCTGTTGCCTGTGCTGCGTTTATTGGTGAGCATTCTTTTTCCGCTGACAACACCCCTATTGCGGTTGCTCGCCCTGATGCAAACGATTTGCAGCAAGCAAAAGCCTTTGGACATAAAGTTCAAGGAATCATGGAATCATTTCTACCGGAAGTGGGTATTGAAGTACCTGTACCAGGAAACCGACCTTACAAAGAACTTGGTAAAGGTGCTCCAGTAGACTTTATTGACGTTAGTGAAGTGTGCACCAGATGTGGCATTTGTGCTTCTGTATGTCCTGTAGAAGCTATTAACAAAAAAACACCATCAACCTATGATATGGCTAACTGTATTCGGTGCTGTGCTTGTATTAAAGCATGTCCGGAACAAGCACGAAGCATGAAAGAAGGCGTAATGATGGATGTCGCAAAGCGGTTAAACTCCATGTGCCAAGAACGAAAAGAGCCAGTCACCTTTTTCCCAGCTTAA
- a CDS encoding alkene reductase, with amino-acid sequence MKYNNLFEQITLGKLDLANRIVMAPMTRSRSTEPGNIPNQIMAEYYEQRSSVGLIISEATQVSLQGQGYARTPGIFTDAQVEGWKLVTDKIHAQGGKAFLQLWHVGRVGSSIVNGLQPVAPSACIAKDTQVYTFDGASNGDATFIPVEMPREMQQDDIAKVIEAFVQGALNAIKAGVDGVEIHAANGYLIDQFLRSNANKRTDNYGGSIENRVRLLEEITEAVSHEIGKDKVGVRLSPFIKFKDMDDPEILDTMMAAAKMLNKIDVVYLHLCEADWDDAPEIPEYFRKELRSAYKGTIIATGNKTPKEGANLINAGLVDLIGFGRKILANPDYPERIKQDAALNEIVNTHTLFGGGGTAGYTDYPFLDSK; translated from the coding sequence ATGAAATATAACAACCTCTTTGAACAAATTACTCTTGGTAAATTAGATTTAGCTAATCGGATAGTTATGGCACCGATGACTCGTTCACGCAGCACAGAGCCTGGTAATATCCCCAACCAGATTATGGCTGAATATTATGAGCAACGATCCTCTGTGGGACTTATCATTTCTGAAGCAACTCAGGTATCGTTACAGGGACAGGGCTACGCCAGAACACCGGGAATATTTACCGATGCCCAAGTGGAAGGCTGGAAGCTCGTTACGGACAAAATTCATGCACAAGGCGGCAAGGCTTTCTTGCAACTATGGCATGTGGGGCGCGTCGGATCATCTATTGTTAATGGTCTGCAGCCCGTTGCTCCAAGTGCTTGCATTGCAAAAGACACACAGGTCTACACCTTTGATGGTGCCTCCAACGGAGACGCAACGTTCATCCCCGTAGAAATGCCACGAGAAATGCAACAGGACGATATAGCGAAGGTTATTGAAGCATTCGTCCAAGGCGCGTTAAATGCCATTAAGGCAGGGGTTGATGGTGTAGAGATACACGCTGCAAACGGTTATCTGATCGATCAGTTTCTACGAAGTAATGCAAATAAACGAACAGACAACTACGGTGGCTCTATAGAGAACAGAGTCAGATTATTAGAGGAAATAACTGAGGCTGTTTCTCATGAAATCGGGAAGGATAAAGTTGGAGTTAGACTCTCTCCGTTCATCAAGTTTAAAGATATGGATGATCCGGAAATTCTCGATACGATGATGGCAGCAGCCAAAATGCTTAATAAAATAGATGTAGTCTACCTGCACTTGTGCGAAGCAGACTGGGATGATGCACCTGAAATTCCAGAATATTTTCGTAAAGAACTCCGTTCTGCATACAAGGGAACTATCATCGCTACTGGTAACAAAACGCCAAAAGAAGGTGCAAATCTTATTAATGCAGGTCTCGTAGATTTAATCGGATTTGGTCGCAAAATTCTAGCAAACCCAGATTACCCTGAGAGAATTAAGCAAGATGCTGCATTGAATGAAATTGTTAATACTCATACTCTCTTTGGAGGTGGAGGCACCGCAGGATACACAGATTATCCATTTTTAGATTCTAAATAG